The genome window CTCACGGTATTTCTCTTTTCCTGATATCACCGGCTATCATTGCCTACTTCTCTGTAATTAACTGGATGCTTGGTGTTGTCGCCACACTGATTCTTTCCACAGCCATATTCTTTATACAAAAACGCTTGTGGCTTACCACCTCAGCTATTGTTACGGGTTCGCTTGTCGTAGCAGGTGTTCAGGTTGCGCTGTATCAAATCCTCAGACCTCATCAACAGGCTCGTATTGAAGCCTTTATCAATCCTGCCCTGGATCCGCAGGGAGCCGGATGGAATGTAATGCAGGCCAAAACCGCTATCGGTTCCGGCGGGCTCTGGGGAAAAGGCTTTCTTGAGGGGACACAGACCCAATTACGCTTTCTGCCGGAACAGTGGACGGATTTCATTTTCCCCGTTATTGCCGAGGAGTTCGGATTTGTCGGGGCCGGACTTGTCTTGCTGATATTTTCAGTACTTTTGCTGCGGCTGCTGAATATTGCGGGTGAGCACAAGCACCCGTTTGCTCAGCTTGTAGTGGTCGGAATTACAGCAACATTTTTTGTTCATCTGGTAATCAACCTGGGGAGTGCAATGGGATTATTCCCTGTCATTGGACTCCCCCTGCCGTTCATCAGTTACGGAGGCTCTGCATTTCTGTCATATTCTGTAATGCTGGCTATCTCTCTCAATTTTTACATGAACCGAAGACAATTCAGTATTCTTTCGTAGGAAATTGTTCAGCCATTCCCGCATTCATCACGGTCTTTTGGTGTAAGCCTTATCTGTTTTCAGACGAAACGATCTTCTGTGATACGGCGTATAGCCAAATTTTCCAAGGGCATCGTAATGAACTGCGGTTGGATATCCGACGTTCTTGTCCCACCCAAATTCCGGATATTCCCGGTGATATGTTTTCATGATGTTGTCCCGATAAACTTTGGCCAGTATGGAAGCAGCTGCAATGCTGGCACTCAGCCGGTCTCCGGAAACCAGTGTCATGGAGGGTATCATCAGTGTCTCAAGTCCTTTATTTCCATCCACCAGAAGATAGTCAGGCACGGGGTTGGTTTTCTCAACACATCTTACCATTGCCTGCAGCGATGCTTTGAGAATGTTCAGCTTATCGATTTCAGTGTTTTCGCACCAGGCAATAGTCCAGCACAGGGCTTTCTTTTTAATTGTGCCGGCCAGCTTCTCCCTGCTTGATGATTTTAACAGTTTGCTGTCAGTGACACCTTCTACCGGTTTTTCAGGATCAAGGATTACACCGGATGCCACCACTGGTCCTGCCAGGCATCCTCTTCCAACTTCATCCAGTCCCATGATTCTTGAGAACCCCTCTTCGGAAAGCTGTTTTTCGAAGATCAGATTATCAGATTCAGAAATCTGATGGGATGCCGTCACCTTTTCCTGATTTATTTAGTGCATGCAGGGCAAGGCACCGGTCATCGGGGCCCTGCTCTGTCGGTATTTCCGGGATTACATCAAATCGAGGCGCTGCATAACCTCGTCAGTGATATCATAATCTCTTTGTGCTTCATCTGATGCATAGAGAATGATAAAGTCACCGTTGTTGGTCATAGTATTCAGCACAAAGGTAAATCCTCGCTCATCAGCCACTGATTCGATGGCGTCCTGAATTTTGTCGAGCAACGGTTCAAGCAGTTCAAACTGACGCTCCTGTACTTCCTGCTGGAAGTTTTGCTGAAACTCCTGAAGTTCGAGATTGAGTTCCGCGAGTCGCTCTTCCTCCTGACGCTTGGCTTCGTCGGAAATAACTGCCATTTTTTGCTGATACTCTTCCACTTCCTGCCGGAAAGTAGCTTCTTTCTCTGCAAATTCCTGTCGCTTTCTTTCGACAAAATTCTGGAGTCGCCGCTCAATTGCTGCCATTTCAGGCATGCTTCTCATGATATGCTGCGGATCAACATAACCGATACGCAATTCATTTTGCTGTGCGTGGGCTTTTTCCATTGGGGAAAGAAGACCCGCAATAAAGATAAATCCGAATATAATCCAAGCTTTTTTCATTGTCTGAGATTCCTGCATTGTGGTTAATTTGTCATACGTGATAATACCTTATCTGTCAGATCAAGGTCTTCTTTTCCGTCTTCCGAGATATAGAGCAAGAGCATTTCACCCTGACCTGTTTCCTGATTGAGTACATAGTCAAGATTCATGTCTTGTGCTATGGATTCAATAATGTTGTTCATTTCCCGCAAAACCGGGCCAAGAAGCTCATCCTGACGTTGTTCCAGCTCTTGCTGAACTCTCATCTGAAACTGCTCCAGTTCCTGATCCTGCTGCTGAAGTTCCTGCTGTCGCTGCTCAGTCTCTTCTTCAGACAACTCCGGAGCTTCCTGCTGAAAACGGGCGAGATTGTTTTGAAATTCGATGGACTTTTCTTCAAATTCTGCTTCCCTGCTGTCCAGAAAACGATTCAGTTGCCGCTCAATCGCCTCCTTTTCGGGGAGATTGTCCAATACTGCCTGGGGGTTCATATATCCTACCCTCGGCTGGGCAATTGCAGATACTGACAGAGCCAGAATAAGTATTGTTATTGATGCCAGTTGCCTCATGATATTATGTTAGTTACGAAGTAGTTAAAAGTTTGGTAAGATAATACTTTTGCCGGTGCTATACCAAAACATCATTATCTAATACGGATAACGTCAACCGATAATTGTGCAGTTATACATTTTTAAAGAGAATCTTCATCATCAACGAATATACCCATCTCTTCGAGCACATCCCTGCTGATATCCCACCGGTCTCTTGAAAATAAAAACAGATAGTCACCAGCTCTGTCAAATACATGATCATACCCATCCCGCTCGGCAACTTTTACGACAGCTTCAAGAATCCGTTGCTGCAAAGGTTCGAGCAACTCTTCCTGCTGCCTGAAATAATCTCCTTCCGGACCAAAACGACGTTCAATGTACTGTTCCCTGTCCCTTACTTTATTGTCGATCTCCTGCTGCCGCTGCCGCCTGACGTCGGGAGTAAAAAGAATTTCACGCGCTTCAAACTCCTGTCTGAGCCGCTCAATTTCAACCTGCATCTCATCAATTTCTTCTTTCCAGTTTTCGGCGATGGTCTCCAGGCGTTGTTTTATACCTTCATATTCCGGTATCTCTTCCATTACGAAATCGGAGTCAATGTAGGCGATCTTCTGCTGGGCGTGGGAAGGAACAGCTGTAATAAACATCAGCCCTGCTGTCAGTAAAACGGAAGTTAAGATCAGTCTCATCATCAGAATGGTGCGCCAATGTTGAAAAGAAACTGCCATTCGCCGGCATCGACACCAGGTGCTTCCAGTCCGTCAAAACGGTAACCGTAACTCAGGTCAATAAGTCCGAGAATCGGCATAAATATGCGGGCACCAAAGCCGGCCGCCCGTTTCACGTCAAACGGATCAAATTGCTTGTATCCAAGATAGGCGTTACCAGCTTCGGCAAATAAATAGGGAATCAACTGCACCTGCTCGCTGCTTATCAACGGATACCGAAGTTCTGTAAAGTACTTACCGTAAACGGTACCACCTACCTCTTCACCATCCTGGTAGGGTGAAATAGATCCGTCAAATCCCCCGGGATATCCTCTCATATCAATGTTATCCCGCGTGAATACCTGCTGTTGCTGCAACTCGGTACCACCCAGATAGTAACGCTGGAACTGACTCCGGTTTGACGAACTGAACCAGCTCATGTAACCGTATTCTGCACCGAAAGAAGACACCAGATTTCCTACAATCGGGATGTGATACTGGTAATCAAGCTCGGTCTTGAAATACTGGGAAAATCCGGGGATGGGTGGTGCTACTTCAGCACGAATGGAAAACTTCGACCCTGAATTCGGAGAAATCGGGTTGTCCAGTGAGTTTCTCTGGAGTTCCTGTTCGACCGAAATGATACTGGCCTGTCCGCCAAGCAAACTCTGATAGCCTTCAACATCGAAATACTGGTATCTCAACCGGGTGATATGTCTGAAATAATCATCCGGGAAGGTCAGTCTTCTTCCATAAGAAATCGATCCGGAGAACATTTCCTGGCGGGTACTTCCGGTCCTGAAAAAACCGCCGCCTGATCCGGAGAACAGACTATAGGACATGTTGACGCCAAATGAGTTGGGTCGCCCAAGGAACCAGGGTTCCTGAAAGGCAAAGCTGAAATTCTGATAACCCTGACCGGTCACCTGTACACCCAGGGACAATCGCTGACCGTCTCCGCTTGGCAACGGACGCCATGCTTCGGAATTAAACAGATTCTGAGCGGAAAAGTTGTTGAAATTGACTTTTGCTGCAAGGATCAGGCCGAACTGCCGTCCGCCATAACCGCCTGAAAACTCAAAATTATCGGTACTTTGCGATTCATCGAGCATGTAGGTGATATCGACTTTCTTCTCCTCATAATCTACATCGAGATCGGGCTGAATGGCTTCGGGATTGAAGTATCCAAGCTGGGCAAGCTCCCTGATGGAGCGCATGATAGCAGATCTGCTGTAACGCGAACCCGGCATGTTGCGCAATGTCCGGCGAACGACGTCGTCATGTGTTTTGGTGTTACCGGAAAACTCTACCATTCGCACCGTTGCGATGTCATCCTCGACGATAAACATTCTGGCATCGATGGAATCTCCCTCAACCCGTTCAAGATCGGGCTGAACCTGAAAGAACAGATAACCGATGTTGTTGTACATACTGGTAACATCGGTTTCGTGGCGATTCATTGTCAGGTTTTCCTGAAACTTCTTTTCATTGAATACATCACCGGTCTGCATGTCCAGAGCCTCGGTAAGGGCTTCATCTTCATACACGGTATTTCCTTCCCACTCAATATTTCTGAGATGGTATTGCGGGCCTTCTTCAATATTCAGGTAAACACCTATGGCCTCCCGGCCGCGGCTGCGTTCAAATACATAGACCGAATCCTCTCGTACACGTGCATCAAGAAATCCGTTTTCGCGGTAAAAACCGAGAAGCTCTTCCTGACCTTCTTCAAACTCCTGTTCGCTGAATGTCTGGCGTGTAAAAATTCGCCACCACCTGTCTCGTTTGACATCTCCGAGGTTTCTGCGCAGCCGCCGATCAGAAAACGATTCATTACCATCAAACTTGATCTCACGGATCTGTATTCTGTCACCGCGATCCACATCAAACTCCAGGGAAACCCGGTTCCGTACGGTATCTACCTCAGACACATGAATATCAACTTTGGTGTTTCTGTAACCGCGCTCGTTGTAGTAACGGTGTATGGTGTTTTTGGCCTGGGATTTTCTTGACTCGGTAACGGCAAAACCGGTGGCAAGATTGATTTTATCCTGCAAGTCGCGCCTGTGGGAACGCCGTACACCTTCGATGGTATAACTTTCCAGCCTGGGTTGTTCCGTCACCTCAATTTCAAGCACTATACCCTCACGTTCCACCTCTTCTTTGTAGATTTTAACATCAGAGAAGAGTCCTGTATTATGAAGGCGTTTTATGGCCTCCGGGATCTCTTCGCCGGGGATACGGATATTTGTACCAACATTCAGGTTTGATGTGGAAATAATAAAGGCTTCGCTGTAAAACCTGCTGCCTGAAGCATTAATTTCCAGTATTTCATACATTCGGGGTTGGTCTTCAAGCGGATTGACAGGCCGAAAGCCTGATTCTTCAGCATCAGGGGACTGAGCATTGAGCTGTGTGGCCGTCAGAAAAGCCAATCCCAGAAGGGCCGGAATTGCGACAGATAATATGTTTCTCAAAATTTTAAACACGATTTTAAAACGGGGGTAATTCAAATTTTATTTCCGGGTTTATTCCGGTTTATACTAAAAAGTTTAAAGGTCAGATCGTCGACTCTTCGAGTTCGGGCGTTACCGGAATTTTCCCGAATCTCCGTTCCCGTTGCTGGAATGAATCAATGGCTTTGTACAGTTCATCCCTGCGGAAGTCAGGCCAGAAGGTATCGGTAACATACAGTTCGGAGTAGGCCGCCTGCCAAAGCAGAAAATTACTCAGACGCAATTCACCGCTTGTTCTCACAATAAGATCGGGGTCTGGCATGCGGGATGTTGCCAGATGCCGTGAGATGGCATCCTGGGTAATATCTTCCGGTCCCAAATCTCCGTTTTTGACTTTTTGCGCGATGCTGTTCATTGCCTGATTCAGATCCCACCGCCCGGAGTAGCTCAAGGCAAGGCAAAGTTCCATTCTCTGGTTGCCGGATGTAAGCTCCTTTGCGTATTCGAGCTCCTGCCTGCAGGTTGGAGGCAGGCGGTCAAGTTCCCCGATAGTGGAAAGCCGGATATCGTTTTCATCCAGTTTACGGGTTTCACTTCTGAGGGACTGGACGAGCAGTTTCATCAGGGCACTGATTTCACCTTTCGGGCGTCCCCAGTTTTCGGTGGAAAAGGCATACAGGGTCAGATGCTTGACCCCGATTTCTGCACATGCCTCTGTTATATCGCGCACGGAATCCACTCCGGCTTTGTGGCCCATTATCCTAACACTTCCCCGGTTCCTTGCCCATCTGCCGTTTCCGTCCATGATAACGGCAATATGCCGGGGAATTTTCCCGCTTTTCTGAAGCTGCAGCTGTTTCTGCTGGTCTTCGGTTCGGGAGTTATCGGT of Natronogracilivirga saccharolytica contains these proteins:
- the rodA gene encoding rod shape-determining protein RodA — translated: MAWYKEFDWLLVFCWIFLFTAGLIAIYSATLGPVSQFLPDYIQNNFLNQIIWIGVSILILVMIQFADPRTFQQISYILYIVCILLAIATVIWGTEAGGARRWLVIGSMRFQISEMLKLATILAVSNYLTSRRDISAEHIGSAFVAVVMMLIPSVIIIFQNDTGTALVLLAIIPVMLFWSGLPHGISLFLISPAIIAYFSVINWMLGVVATLILSTAIFFIQKRLWLTTSAIVTGSLVVAGVQVALYQILRPHQQARIEAFINPALDPQGAGWNVMQAKTAIGSGGLWGKGFLEGTQTQLRFLPEQWTDFIFPVIAEEFGFVGAGLVLLIFSVLLLRLLNIAGEHKHPFAQLVVVGITATFFVHLVINLGSAMGLFPVIGLPLPFISYGGSAFLSYSVMLAISLNFYMNRRQFSILS
- a CDS encoding ribonuclease HII, encoding MGLDEVGRGCLAGPVVASGVILDPEKPVEGVTDSKLLKSSSREKLAGTIKKKALCWTIAWCENTEIDKLNILKASLQAMVRCVEKTNPVPDYLLVDGNKGLETLMIPSMTLVSGDRLSASIAAASILAKVYRDNIMKTYHREYPEFGWDKNVGYPTAVHYDALGKFGYTPYHRRSFRLKTDKAYTKRP
- a CDS encoding OmpH family outer membrane protein, coding for MKKAWIIFGFIFIAGLLSPMEKAHAQQNELRIGYVDPQHIMRSMPEMAAIERRLQNFVERKRQEFAEKEATFRQEVEEYQQKMAVISDEAKRQEEERLAELNLELQEFQQNFQQEVQERQFELLEPLLDKIQDAIESVADERGFTFVLNTMTNNGDFIILYASDEAQRDYDITDEVMQRLDLM
- a CDS encoding OmpH family outer membrane protein, with the translated sequence MRQLASITILILALSVSAIAQPRVGYMNPQAVLDNLPEKEAIERQLNRFLDSREAEFEEKSIEFQNNLARFQQEAPELSEEETEQRQQELQQQDQELEQFQMRVQQELEQRQDELLGPVLREMNNIIESIAQDMNLDYVLNQETGQGEMLLLYISEDGKEDLDLTDKVLSRMTN
- a CDS encoding OmpH family outer membrane protein; protein product: MFITAVPSHAQQKIAYIDSDFVMEEIPEYEGIKQRLETIAENWKEEIDEMQVEIERLRQEFEAREILFTPDVRRQRQQEIDNKVRDREQYIERRFGPEGDYFRQQEELLEPLQQRILEAVVKVAERDGYDHVFDRAGDYLFLFSRDRWDISRDVLEEMGIFVDDEDSL
- the bamA gene encoding outer membrane protein assembly factor BamA — protein: MRNILSVAIPALLGLAFLTATQLNAQSPDAEESGFRPVNPLEDQPRMYEILEINASGSRFYSEAFIISTSNLNVGTNIRIPGEEIPEAIKRLHNTGLFSDVKIYKEEVEREGIVLEIEVTEQPRLESYTIEGVRRSHRRDLQDKINLATGFAVTESRKSQAKNTIHRYYNERGYRNTKVDIHVSEVDTVRNRVSLEFDVDRGDRIQIREIKFDGNESFSDRRLRRNLGDVKRDRWWRIFTRQTFSEQEFEEGQEELLGFYRENGFLDARVREDSVYVFERSRGREAIGVYLNIEEGPQYHLRNIEWEGNTVYEDEALTEALDMQTGDVFNEKKFQENLTMNRHETDVTSMYNNIGYLFFQVQPDLERVEGDSIDARMFIVEDDIATVRMVEFSGNTKTHDDVVRRTLRNMPGSRYSRSAIMRSIRELAQLGYFNPEAIQPDLDVDYEEKKVDITYMLDESQSTDNFEFSGGYGGRQFGLILAAKVNFNNFSAQNLFNSEAWRPLPSGDGQRLSLGVQVTGQGYQNFSFAFQEPWFLGRPNSFGVNMSYSLFSGSGGGFFRTGSTRQEMFSGSISYGRRLTFPDDYFRHITRLRYQYFDVEGYQSLLGGQASIISVEQELQRNSLDNPISPNSGSKFSIRAEVAPPIPGFSQYFKTELDYQYHIPIVGNLVSSFGAEYGYMSWFSSSNRSQFQRYYLGGTELQQQQVFTRDNIDMRGYPGGFDGSISPYQDGEEVGGTVYGKYFTELRYPLISSEQVQLIPYLFAEAGNAYLGYKQFDPFDVKRAAGFGARIFMPILGLIDLSYGYRFDGLEAPGVDAGEWQFLFNIGAPF
- a CDS encoding isoprenyl transferase, yielding MKEEGISTDNSRTEDQQKQLQLQKSGKIPRHIAVIMDGNGRWARNRGSVRIMGHKAGVDSVRDITEACAEIGVKHLTLYAFSTENWGRPKGEISALMKLLVQSLRSETRKLDENDIRLSTIGELDRLPPTCRQELEYAKELTSGNQRMELCLALSYSGRWDLNQAMNSIAQKVKNGDLGPEDITQDAISRHLATSRMPDPDLIVRTSGELRLSNFLLWQAAYSELYVTDTFWPDFRRDELYKAIDSFQQRERRFGKIPVTPELEESTI